DNA from Deltaproteobacteria bacterium:
GTCGTTCGGCGTCAAGAACCTCGCGCGATTTCGCGCCAACTTGTTCATGCAGCGCGGCGCCGTCGCAGGTGCCTTCCGCATCGTACCGTTCAAGATCGTCCCGCTGCGCGAGCTGGGACTGCCGCCCGTCGTCGAAGAACTGTGCGAAAAGCCGCGCGGCCTGGTGCTCGTGTGCGGACCGACCGGGTCGGGCAAATCGACGACGCTCGCGTCGATGATCGACCGGATCAACAGCAACCATCGGCACCACATCGTCACG
Protein-coding regions in this window:
- a CDS encoding type IV pili twitching motility protein PilT — protein: MIDKGASDLHITTGTPPQLRIDGQLVPLRTDALTPIDTKQLCYSILTDAQKMRFEEDQELDLSFGVKNLARFRANLFMQRGAVAGAFRIVPFKIVPLRELGLPPVVEELCEKPRGLVLVCGPTGSGKSTTLASMIDRINSNHRHHIVT